One Cryptosporidium parvum Iowa II chromosome 5, whole genome shotgun sequence DNA segment encodes these proteins:
- a CDS encoding yprA. Lhr1/Ski2 family RNA SFII helicase, which translates to LNKNLIIFFFYLRTYLATYNKLVSNQCITRISSILCGVSDECICRLGRCPGVHGIKNIGDFKDVIAVLKDKITITRISETQVSHSNTNFELNEILANARDYIINFNIGTDTICNKNKPKDLDIKSCNNLIQSNKLNKKSMDSLLEFFEKQLLMNISEKNEQIEDKFTDKVDIEVKENSLEEIRIRRINQLMSIPNGKNQTVDSDKVIETISKSTILKGGIVSQKFEKGRETNYCHENDQVYSILDPKIIDMLSIYINKSSSNKFRFYNHQSDAIKAILRDKKNVIITTSTSSGKSMCYLLPCIQFAIQNPKNLALLIFPTKALSEDQFMKITQILSFFHPEPPTILPKVNKLDGDTNMNQRREILLKSNIILTNIDFIHWNIELLSCMIYNRLKLLVIDEAHIYTGHFGINTSYILKRLHRGILYYKQKNNYIDSETYTQYIVCTATINNPIEHFKNLIGSEFKDFNDIALIDNDSSSKGESSILIWDCNKYIIKDNTKNYSQIKKNKSYKECINMLIEFYYLNRKLILFCPSRKLVENIKRDLLMALKKINLHNDHQFNFDSDIQIYRGGISQTERRKLESLIFNGKVKIVISTIALELGIDVKCFDSVIVFGYPGSINRLTQQFGRCGRDHKTKSIKVLLLNENNEIDNYISNHGDELLSKQFDSCVINLKNPYLLILHLICLTVETYKFINIKRDSKILDLNSEILVDIIKFLYYRNLIVTYDNSKVQDFVACDLYYNWNRIKNQSEAGIEPACISSLLSLYFENNDQLILNDPKDIYKQIDVRDSDITVSLYDVKDSRVIIDTLPIYNSVRLVYPESIYSINGVLYKTLSVDLTSRRGRLIIIIFIN; encoded by the coding sequence ttaaacaaaaatctgattattttttttttctatcTTCGAACATATTTAGCAACTTACAATAAACTTGTTTCAAACCAATGCATTACAAGaatatcatcaatattGTGTGGGGTTTCTGATGAATGCATTTGTAGGCTTGGAAGATGTCCTGGAGTACatggaattaaaaatattggtGATTTTAAAGATGTAATTGCTGTACtaaaagataaaattaCAATAACAAGGATTTCAGAAACACAAGTATCTCATTCAAATACTaactttgaattaaatgaaatacTGGCTAATGCGAGGGactatataataaatttcaatattggAACTGATACTATATGTAATAAAAACAAACCAAAAGACTTAGATATAAAATcttgtaataatttaattcaatcCAATAAACTCAACAAAAAATCAATGGACTCTTTATTAGAATTCTTTGagaaacaattattaatgaatattagTGAGAAAAATGAGCAAATTGAAGACAAATTCACGGATAAAGTTGATATTGAGGTAAAAGAGAATAGTCTGGAGGAAATTAGAATAAGAagaataaatcaattaatgtCAATCCCAAATGGAAAAAATCAAACGGTAGACTCTGATAAAGTCATTGAAACTATTTCAAAAAGTACAATTTTAAAAGGTGGAATAGTAAGCCAGAAATTTGAGAAGGGACGAGAAACTAACTACTGCCATGAAAATGATCAGGTATATTCAATTCTTGATCCGAAAATAATTGATATGCTGAgcatttatattaataaaagttcATCTAACAAATTTAGATTTTATAATCATCAGAGTGATGCAATTAAAGCCATTTTGCGAGATAAAAAGAATGTAATCATTACAACCAGTACATCAAGTGGAAAGTCTATGTGTTATTTACTTCCATGCATTCAATTTGCCATTCAAAACCCAAAAAATTTggctttattaatatttccaacAAAGGCATTATCTGAAGATCAGTTTATGAAGATTACACAAATTCTAAGTTTTTTTCATCCCGAACCTCCAACTATTTTGCCAAAGGTTAATAAACTTGATGGAGATACAAATATGAATCAAAGaagagaaatattattaaaaagtaatattattctaactaatattgattttattcATTGGAATATTGAACTTTTATCTTGTATGATTTATAATCGTCTAAAATTGCTTGTTATCGATGAAGCTCATATTTATACAGGCcattttggaattaatacaagctatatattaaaaagacTTCACAGAGGCATTCTATATtacaaacaaaaaaataattatatagaTTCTGAAACATATACTCAGTATATTGTATGTACTGCAACAATAAATAACCCTATTGAGCATTTTAAAAACTTGATTGGTTctgaatttaaagattttaacGATATTGCACTTATTGATAATGATTCAAGTTCAAAGGGAGaatcatcaatattaatttgggATTGTAATaagtatattattaaagataatacaaaaaattatagtcaaataaaaaaaaataaaagttatAAAGAATGTATTAATATGTTAATTGAATTCTACTATTTAAATcgtaaattaattttattttgtcCTTCAAGAAAATTggttgaaaatattaagagaGACCTTTTAATGGCtttaaagaagataaaTCTTCATAATGATCATCAATTCAACTTTGATTCtgatattcaaatttatagGGGAGGGATTTCTCAAActgaaagaagaaaattagAATCACTAATATTTAACGGTAAAGTAAAAATTGTTATTAGTACTATTGCATTGGAACTAGGAATTGATGTAAAATGTTTTGATAGTGTAATAGTTTTTGGATACCCTGGGTCTATTAATAGATTGACTCAACAATTTGGAAGATGTGGAAGAGATCATAAAAcaaaaagtattaaagtgcttttattaaatgaaaataatgaaattgataattatATAAGTAATCATGGCgatgaattattatctaAACAATTTGATTCATGtgttattaatttaaagaatccttatttattaattcttcacCTTATATGTTTAACAGTTGAAacttataaatttattaatattaaaagagaTTCAAAGATTTTGGATTTAAACTCTGAAATATTGGTtgatattatcaaatttttgtACTACAGAAATCTAATTGTTACTTACgataattcaaaagttCAAGATTTTGTTGCATGcgatttatattataattggAATAGGATAAAGAATCAATCTGAAGCGGGAATCGAACCTGCATGCATTTCATCATTGctttcattatattttgaaaataatgatcagttgattttgaatgatCCAAAAGATATTTACAAACAAATAGATGTTAGAGATAGCGATATAACTGTATCACTTTACGATGTTAAGGATAGTAGGGTGATTATTGACACATTACCAATTTATAATTCAGTTCGTTTAGTATATCCAgaatcaatatattcaataaatggGGTGTTATATAAGACTTTATCAGTGGACTTAACATCCAGAAGAGGTAggttaataataataatatttataaattaa
- a CDS encoding protein with RING finger domain at C-terminus, whose translation MLYEIRVEDGKSDNIYKWKDSKQPELFSYEFSDDLFNLLLDYDVTAISLNKTLITITTLDNEIIIFKKNKEFTKIGKTQVNLGTKEEIFRLIILDESRKILHALSNKDEYLVYKINFSPEKIEAIKIFGELEVINFFINEVNCKTLLVLKNGKCTIFSLNNELNYETNMILINEKILKNSKINAIWNTKNQLVIWNIGHKLYLYDYNIEKLLLNINLKNYLTIDERVSMNRIIVHYCQGNIYILVKNKVFLFKISKNEKEEYIFNFKLIYMMEDVYSAIDASNIEIQVLNSVYTCIMAILSNSKDQINIFIFDSFFRMVKHDIIHCTKRLLREFRRYKYLNESDYVNMEHLQSVPRFLKLERNQLLIHKNRNQSFLKMKSIGMDEFFTICMKKSLIDHSLFLINCDISKEMERCLIIKCIQKNSNSIEFVDKLLSNKMLLRDSQQELDLFIDLFNHFGKFHEFIIYLKDSDSFLKMFMEVKDLQWYSNFIYMLYKKDIALFYYVIHYLPIQKIIMELDWNNKVYSGLLFFMENNTDLSLKAFGNGLCNHKTPNKYQMTNLEADKEDVYYYLSYFEVLSWIKITQEQTIINCLHLLEIIPENEIIRDSIINYFNKYSEDSSNKMRKFIIENVSCILNTDDFIIIGILLYNNIIGEYSIFYNQIKNKKKDCFTFLKQLLFYQINYSNNKVINISDSYQIKICFEEVIDFFSNHLNNIIQVYLEFSAHEFLNFIIINYGLFNTENFQYLSKFDISNISDNIKYDLNSEKKYIIEANSIAIFLLNNKTNALQLLIDNGLIFSAISLILYFNSDNENIWKQLINMILNNEILQINQLDSFMFWYEYFIFSPTNELSDGHILDVLNKFTLPKSQLLFNILRKDIFLNSSNSLDCCNFHNIPYNGKYLTSEIKRTIIECIDFCKEKNGNEYFNFDKKIHEKYLKFQIELACTNFDFCNQETNRNIQEYIINLPRASSLNYNTDLCLLCNSKLFFLENKKLSSKVILNHCKHNYHYECYLKQAYVDKKSHKFKIVIENNISKSNIKCIICQYKLLINHHS comes from the coding sequence ATGTTGTATGAAATTAGAGTGGAAGACGGTAAATCAgacaatatttataaatggAAAGATTCCAAACAACCAGAATTATTTAGCTATGAGTTTTCTGATGATCTATTTAACTTACTATTGGATTATGACGTAACTGCAATAAGTTTAAATAAAACTCTAATTACAATTACTACTCtagataatgaaataataattttcaaaaagaataaagaatttactAAGATAGGAAAAACTCAAGTTAACTTAGGAACAAAGGAAGAAATATTTAGACTTATTATTCTAGATGAAAGCAGGAAAATATTACATGCACTTAGCAATAAGGATGAATATTTGGTTtataaaatcaatttttctCCGGAAAAAATTGAAGCCATCAAGATTTTTGGAGAACTTGAAgttatcaatttctttattaatgaagTTAACTGTAAAACTTTGcttgtattaaaaaatggAAAGTGTACTATTTTTTccttaaataatgaattgaATTATGAAACTAATATGATTCTAATAAATGAGaaaattcttaaaaatTCGAAGATAAATGCAATATGGAACACAAAAAACCAGTTAGTTATATGGAATATTGGACATAAGCTATATTTATatgattataatattgagaaattactattaaatattaatttaaagaattactTAACTATTGACGAAAGAGTGAGTATGAATAGAATAATTGTGCATTATTGTCAaggaaatatatatatattagttaaaaacaaagtttttttgttcaagatttcaaagaatgaaaaagaagaatatatatttaattttaaattgatATATATGATGGAAGATGTTTACTCAGCGATTGACgcttcaaatattgaaattcaaGTTTTAAATTCAGTTTATACATGTATTATGGCTATTTTGAGTAATTCTAAagatcaaattaatatatttatatttgattcCTTCTTTAGAATGGTTAAGCATGATATTATACATTGTACAAAAAGACTATTGAGAGAATTTAGaagatataaatatttgaatgaatCTGATTATGTTAATATGGAACATCTTCAAAGCGTACCAAGATTTCTAAAGCTTGAAagaaatcaattattaatacataaaaatagaaaccaatcatttttaaaaatgaaatcaATTGGAATGGATGAGTTTTTTACTATATGTATGAAGAAATCTCTAATTGATCattctctttttttgattaattgtgatatttcaaaagaaatggAAAGATGtctaattattaaatgtattcaaaaaaattcaaattcaattgAATTTGTAGATAAATTACTTTCAAATAAGATGTTATTAAGAGATTCACAACAGGAActtgatttatttattgatttattcAATCATTTTGGTAAATTTcatgaatttattatatatctCAAAGATTCAGATAGCTTCTTAAAGATGTTTATGGAAGTTAAAGATTTGCAATGGTActcaaattttatttatatgttatataaaaaagatattgcATTATTCTACTATGtaattcattatcttcctattcagaaaataattatggAGCTTGATTGGAATAATAAAGTTTATTCAGGACTCTTGTTTTTCATGGAAAATAATACTGATTTAAGTCTAAAAGCTTTTGGAAATGGATTATGTAATCATAAAACtccaaataaatatcaaatGACCAATCTTGAAGCTGATAAAGAGgatgtttattattatttaagttATTTCGAGGTTTTATCTTGGATAAAAATAACTCAGGAGcaaactattattaattgtcTTCATTTACTTGAAATAATCccagaaaatgaaataattcgagattccattattaattactttaataAGTATTCAGAagattcttcaaataaaatgagaaaattcattattgaaaatgtaTCATGTATATTAAATACTGACgattttatcattattggaatattactttataataatataattggTGAATATAGTATTTTCtataatcaaattaaaaataaaaagaaagattgCTTTACATTTTTAAAGcagttattattttatcaaataaattacagtaataataaagttattaatatttcagacagttatcaaataaaaatatgtttTGAAGAAgttattgattttttcaGTAATCacttaaataatataattcagGTTTATTTAGAGTTTTCAGCACATgaatttctaaattttattattattaattatggattatttaatactgagaatttccaatatttgtcaaaatttgatatatcaaatatttcagataatattaaatatgatttaaattcagagaaaaaatatatcattGAAGCTAATTCAATTgcaatatttctattaaataataaaaccAATGCATTACAACTATTGATAGATAATGGGCTCATTTTCAGTGCTATATCTTtgattttatattttaattcagataatgaaaatatatgGAAACAATTGATCAACatgattttaaataatgaaatctTACAAATAAATCAGTTGGATAGCTTTATGTTTTGgtatgaatattttatatttagtCCAACAAATGAATTATCTGATGGTCATATTTTAGatgttttaaataaatttactCTTCCAAAAAGTCAGTTACTTTTTAACATACTGAGAAAGgatattttcttaaattcAAGCAATTCATTAGATTGTTGTAATTTTCATAATATTCCTTATAACGGTAAATATTTGACATCTGAAATAAAGAGAACAATTATTGAATGTATAGATTTCtgtaaagaaaaaaatgggaatgaatactttaattttgataagAAAATACACGAAAAATATCTCAAATTTCAAATCGAGTTGGCATGCACTAATTTCGATTTTTGTAATCAAGAAactaatagaaatattcaagaatacataattaatttacCAAGAGCTTcatctttaaattataatacaGATTTATGTTTATTATGCAActctaaattattttttttggaaaataaaaaacttTCAAGCAAAGTAATTCTTAATCATTGCAAACATAATTATCATTACGAGTGCTATTTAAAACAAGCTTATGTTGACAAAAAGAGTCATAAGTTTAAAATCGTTATAGAAAACAATATTTCAAAGAGCAATATTAAATGTATTATCTGTCAATATAAATTACTAATTAATCATCATTCTTAA
- a CDS encoding calmodulin-like protein, which produces MSESSNIRNGNATVKISALYGEEQFCPIVGDTKEKSMETNTRRIPFGMTELTLEHEAALKGLFDTLNTYGDGKIRLNDLIIALRRAFDNGTVTFSRHEASAAEITGEHIDSELEKLKEDFDMNGDGTLDFDEFRRLARMKILRLSRDDEIQLGFRLLDRNNSGYITTLELKQLLTTKGISPLTSEEADELLFIADVDHDGLISYDEIKRYLEYNRRPLLN; this is translated from the coding sequence ATGTCAGAATCATCAAATATAAGAAATGGGAATGCAACCGTGAAAATTTCTGCATTATATGGAGAGGAGCAATTTTGTCCAATTGTGGGAGATACAAAGGAAAAGAGTATGGAAACTAATACAAGGAGAATTCCATTTGGTATGACTGAATTGACTTTGGAACACGAGGCAGCATTGAAAGGTTTATTTGATACATTGAATACATATGGAGATGGTAAAATTAGActtaatgatttaattattgcTTTAAGAAGAGCTTTTGACAATGGTACTGTCACATTCTCAAGACATGAGGCTTCAGCAGCAGAAATTACTGGTGAGCATATTGATAGTGAGCTTGAGAAACTTAAGGAAGATTTTGACATGAATGGAGATGGAACATTGgattttgatgaatttaGACGCTTGGCAAGAATGAAGATTTTGAGATTAAGTCGTGATGATGAAATTCAATTAGGTTTCAGACTCTTAGATAGAAATAATAGTGGATATATTACTACTTTAGAATTGAAGCAATTATTAACAACAAAAGGAATTTCCCCACTTACATCAGAAGAGGCTGATGAgcttttatttattgcaGATGTTGATCATGATGGATTAATAAGTTATGATGAGATTAAGAGATACTTGGAATATAATAGGAGACCTCTTCTCAATTAG
- a CDS encoding Ran-binding protein: MSELEKKFELGTPNPATQEPKPSEDATAEGGNASGDERYYPEEELTEGNWNTPQVELKQVEVMTGEEDEEEFWKHRAKLYRFVNGEWKERGVGNAKLLQHKETKKIRFLLRQEKTLKIVANHYVIQKDSFCKLTPNSGSNKIWVWTVHDFSEEQKLEQFALKFGQTEQADIFKSKFEEAVEINSKLFNTAEEEDSESKKQKDDEKKEDTSDRQNEEKK, encoded by the coding sequence aTGAGTGAACTTGAAAAGAAGTTTGAATTAGGAACTCCAAATCCTGCAACTCAGGAACCAAAGCCAAGTGAGGATGCAACAGCAGAGGGTGGAAACGCAAGTGGAGATGAGAGATATTATCCAGAGGAGGAATTAACAGAAGGTAACTGGAACACTCCTCAAGTTGAATTGAAACAAGTTGAGGTAATGACAGGAGAAGAGGATGAAGAAGAGTTCTGGAAACATAGAGCAAAGTTATACCGCTTTGTAAATGGAGAATGGAAGGAGAGAGGTGTCGGTAACgcaaaattattacaacACAAAGAAACCAAGAAAATCAGGTTTCTTCTGAGACAAGAGAAAACTCTAAAAATTGTTGCTAATCATTATGTAATTCAAAAGGACAGTTTCTGCAAGCTTACTCCAAATAGTGGAAGTAACAAGATATGGGTTTGGACTGTTCATGATTTCTCTGAAGAGCAAAAGCTCGAACAATTTGCCCTCAAATTCGGTCAAACTGAACAAGCTGACATATTTAAGTCCAAATTTGAAGAGGCTGTTGAAATTAATAGCAAACTCTTCAACACTGCTGAAGAGGAAGATTCTGAAAGcaaaaaacaaaaagatgacgaaaaaaaagaagatacAAGTGATAGGCAAAATgaagagaaaaaataa
- a CDS encoding secreted protein of the alpha beta hydrolase superfamily encodes MNLKYVITLICFITLCFYQGSSCVIKSDFADLKSGRTFYTITKEEQKKRIVMVHGLLAASTQFDNWRCIFSHTGYQVLTYDLLGHANTEWKLPGFFSQKRFVDQLNELLKHVGWVDSDNKAVEKISLLGVSMGGLIIINYALEHPDHISNLIPMCPPGIMTKYDFPKLYRLSNSSLVSAIKNIHNSKRVFRCGFYCASKLGYVKLGKQTKEEKKATTNVFHQMFSTYIKSGGDGNLFDRHLDFERLSKYENTFKIIFFWGMKDDVVPFPPALEFLVKHFSSTPIVVYPNIKHIPAYLMYSPALVTLDFLESNFTVGVPLGQVKELKYFYDNEVNIVTGLNFTISNEIIVKSNKENFTESYLDFMDY; translated from the coding sequence ATGAACTTGAAATACGTAATCACATTAATCTGTTTTATTACACTTTGCTTCTATCAAGGCTCCTCCTGTGTAATTAAATCTGATTTTGCAGATTTGAAATCCGGAAGAACTTTTTATACTATAACTAAAgaagaacaaaaaaaaagaattgtaATGGTACATGGTTTGTTAGCAGCTTCAACCCAATTTGATAATTGGAGGTGTATATTTTCTCATACTGGTTATCAAGTTTTAACCTATGATTTATTAGGACATGCTAACACTGAATGGAAACTTCCTGGTTTTTTCTCACAAAAAAGATTTGTTGatcaattaaatgaattgCTTAAACATGTTGGGTGGGTTGATAGTGATAATAAAGCTGTAGAGAAGATTTCATTATTAGGTGTTTCAATGGGAGGATTAATCATTATCAATTATGCATTAGAACACCCGGATCATATTAGTAACTTAATACCAATGTGCCCACCTGGAATAATGACAAAATATgattttccaaaattatacagattatcaaattcttctCTTGTTAGTGCCATTAAGAACATTCACAATTCTAAAAGAGTGTTTAGATGTGGATTTTATTGCGCCTCCAAATTGGGATATGTTAAATTGGGAAAACAAactaaagaagaaaaaaaagccACTACGAACGTTTTTCACCAAATGTTCTCAACATATATTAAATCAGGCGGAGATGGCAACTTATTTGACAGACATTTGGATTTTGAAAGATTATCCAAATACGAAAAtacttttaaaataatcttCTTCTGGGGAATGAAAGACGATGTAGTTCCTTTTCCTCCCGCATTGGAATTTCTAGTAAAGCATTTTAGCAGTACTCCTATAGTTGTTTACCCAAATATCAAACATATTCCTGCATATCTAATGTATTCCCCAGCTTTAGTTACTTTGGATTTTTTGGAGTCGAACTTCACAGTAGGAGTTCCTTTGGGTCAagttaaagaattaaaatatttttatgaTAATGAAGTAAATATTGTTACAGGATTAAACTTTACTATttctaatgaaataattgttaaatctaacaaagaaaattttaCTGAATCATATTTAGACTTTATGGATTATTGA